In the genome of Oscarella lobularis chromosome 1, ooOscLobu1.1, whole genome shotgun sequence, one region contains:
- the LOC136196447 gene encoding neurogenic locus protein delta-like isoform X2: MGIVKQIASLFLFWFVVAEDSEATGSGGAIVTSLVSYSDAARTLPSGDCCVGLMLNGSCVHSCHNVLHVCLINSEGHSSEIKCLSNYTTDEFETTWPGGVQNVAAPQKYVFKGTETSLSFSGPITDGLTLIINASNVDKSQKSTRIATFSYPFPKDTSLIDHGSWSNVELSFPRRTSVTFPSQWIDLKWKLVCNENYYVKCDVFCSPKDDDTNGHYACHPTTGDRVCCEGYEDPQTNCVKSKNPCLLDPCMKGESCSETSACVCPGDPPCDSTACKELKQCRTRPSYKCTPQHHDEERSFEIKKQPLDSGDYVGIGVGAAAAAAILIIFFIILWRIRGRSGYKPV; this comes from the exons ATGGGAATAGTTAAGCAGATTGCGtcgcttttccttttctggTTTGTCGTCGCAGAAGACTCGGAG GCTACGGGATCGGGCGGAGCTATTGTGACGAGCCTCGTTTCCTACTCCGACGCCGCTCGAACTTTGCCGTCTGGGGATTGTTGCGTTGGATTGATGCTCAACGGCTCCTGCGTACATAGCTGTCACAACGTCCTCCACGTCTGCCTCATCAACTCTGAGGGACACTCCTCCGAAATAAAGTGCCTGTCGAACTATACGACAGACGAGTTCGAAACCACTTGGCCAGGCGGCGTTCAAAATGTTGCGGCCCCACAGAAATACGTTTTTAAGGGCACGGAAACGTCGCTAAGTTTCTCAGGACCCATTACC GATGGACTGACGCTGATAATAAATGCGTCGAATGTGGACAAATCTCAGAAGTCAACTCGCATTGCGACGTTTTCCTATCCGTTTCCTAAAGACACGTCGTTGATCGATCACGGATCGTGGAGCAATGTCGAGCTCTCGTTTCCTCGGCGTACGTCTGTCACTTTCCCGAGTCAGTGGATCGATTTGAAGTGGAAACTCGTCTGCAATGAAAACTACTACGTGAAGTGCGACGTCTTCTGCAGTCCCAAGGATGACGACACGAATGGACACTATGCTTGCCACCCGACGACCGGTGATAGAGTGTGTTGCGAGGGCTACGAAGATCCGCAAACTAACTGCGTAAAGT CTAAGAATCCCTGTCTCTTGGATCCGTGCATGAAAGGTGAAAGTTGCAGCGAGACGTCTGCGTGTGTGTGCCCTGGTGATCCTCCTTGTG ATTCAACCGCTTGCAAGGAGTTGAAACAATGTAGAACACGTCCTTCGTACAAGTGCACACCCCAGCATCACGATGAAGAACGTTCTTTCGAGATAAAAA AACAACCGCTTGATTCAGGCGACTATGTTGGAATTGGTGTGGgggcggcggctgcggcggcaATTCttataatattttttatcaTACTGTGGAGAATCCG TGGTAGATCCGGATATAAGCCTGTGTGA
- the LOC136196447 gene encoding neurogenic locus protein delta-like isoform X1 gives MGIVKQIASLFLFWFVVAEDSEATGSGGAIVTSLVSYSDAARTLPSGDCCVGLMLNGSCVHSCHNVLHVCLINSEGHSSEIKCLSNYTTDEFETTWPGGVQNVAAPQKYVFKGTETSLSFSGPITDGLTLIINASNVDKSQKSTRIATFSYPFPKDTSLIDHGSWSNVELSFPRRTSVTFPSQWIDLKWKLVCNENYYVKCDVFCSPKDDDTNGHYACHPTTGDRVCCEGYEDPQTNCVKSKNPCLLDPCMKGESCSETSACVCPGDPPCDSTACKELKQCRTRPSYKCTPQHHDEERSFEIKKQPLDSGDYVGIGVGAAAAAAILIIFFIILWRIRGRSGYKPVP, from the exons ATGGGAATAGTTAAGCAGATTGCGtcgcttttccttttctggTTTGTCGTCGCAGAAGACTCGGAG GCTACGGGATCGGGCGGAGCTATTGTGACGAGCCTCGTTTCCTACTCCGACGCCGCTCGAACTTTGCCGTCTGGGGATTGTTGCGTTGGATTGATGCTCAACGGCTCCTGCGTACATAGCTGTCACAACGTCCTCCACGTCTGCCTCATCAACTCTGAGGGACACTCCTCCGAAATAAAGTGCCTGTCGAACTATACGACAGACGAGTTCGAAACCACTTGGCCAGGCGGCGTTCAAAATGTTGCGGCCCCACAGAAATACGTTTTTAAGGGCACGGAAACGTCGCTAAGTTTCTCAGGACCCATTACC GATGGACTGACGCTGATAATAAATGCGTCGAATGTGGACAAATCTCAGAAGTCAACTCGCATTGCGACGTTTTCCTATCCGTTTCCTAAAGACACGTCGTTGATCGATCACGGATCGTGGAGCAATGTCGAGCTCTCGTTTCCTCGGCGTACGTCTGTCACTTTCCCGAGTCAGTGGATCGATTTGAAGTGGAAACTCGTCTGCAATGAAAACTACTACGTGAAGTGCGACGTCTTCTGCAGTCCCAAGGATGACGACACGAATGGACACTATGCTTGCCACCCGACGACCGGTGATAGAGTGTGTTGCGAGGGCTACGAAGATCCGCAAACTAACTGCGTAAAGT CTAAGAATCCCTGTCTCTTGGATCCGTGCATGAAAGGTGAAAGTTGCAGCGAGACGTCTGCGTGTGTGTGCCCTGGTGATCCTCCTTGTG ATTCAACCGCTTGCAAGGAGTTGAAACAATGTAGAACACGTCCTTCGTACAAGTGCACACCCCAGCATCACGATGAAGAACGTTCTTTCGAGATAAAAA AACAACCGCTTGATTCAGGCGACTATGTTGGAATTGGTGTGGgggcggcggctgcggcggcaATTCttataatattttttatcaTACTGTGGAGAATCCG TGGTAGATCCGGATATAAGCCTGT GCCTTGA
- the LOC136199493 gene encoding uncharacterized protein: MDPRSGRSGATSRFNDERTRTHVQTQSVVQTRGAAPRHCAIALSSSDSDDGLEEAGPREARGGYNETFVETLDVDVKCSICLLAMRDPMITICGHKFCKSCLLGLTAGDTFECRECREKLYVPSQIFPENACKRKIMSLKVKCRQHNDGCTWIGKLESIEEHWNNECEARAIADVQNAVERLEHVRARRATRKDDLRQSTTTEEGEEEGAAARAEAAPPSEAQRHAARKAARDYVQQAFSAAGGALIEKLADAAADSAVDAFFDTGPVDNFGIIEDFQAVREELTRVDDKDGDTPERIIWCDVLARKLSGDETKKWNKILKTRIANPRITQKVLFEILEIPLKTSWTMLRKARYDPDKKFSQEVEDLFAGARAITGSPSRSTASLRRSAIRAASGSGLQVVGLYVVFDGASVFERVRELPKMIVIAEWLKEKGVEIDEEWLDLGENAAQSLDRP; encoded by the exons ATGGATCCCCGAAGCGGAAGAAGCGGAGCGACGTCACGTTTCAACGATGAGAGAACGCGAACGCACGTTCAAACACAATCCGTGGTTCAAACGAGAGGAGCGGCGCCGCGTCATTGCGCAATCGCTTTGTCAAGTTCCGATTCGGACGACGG ATTAGAAGAAGCTGGGCCGCGCGAAGCGAGAGGCGGCTACAACGAAACGTTCGTGGAAACtttggacgtcgacgtgaaatGTTCGATATGCCTGCTCGCGATGAGAGATCCAATGATAACAATCTGCGGCCACAAATTCTGCAAATCGTGCCTATTAGGACTCACagc AGGTGATACTTTTGAGTGTCGTGAATGCCGTGAAAAACTCTACGTACCGTCTCAG ATTTTTCCGGAGAATgcttgcaaaagaaaaattatgTCTCTCAAAGTCAAGTGTCGCCAGCACAACGACGGATGCACTTGGATAGGAAAGCTGGAGAGCATCGAG GAACATTGGAACAACGAATGCGAGGCCAGAGCGATAGCTGACGTACAAAA TGCCGTGGAACGATTGGAGCACGTGAGAGCGCGGCGTGCTACGAGAAAG gatGACCTTCGTCAATCGACTACGACTG aagaaggagaagaagaaggcgcaGCTGCACGAGCAGAGGCGGCACCACCATCAGAAGCGCAACGCCATGCAGCAAGAAAGGCGGCGCGAGATTATGTACAACAGGCATTTAGCGCTGCAGGTGGAGCATTAATAGAAAAACTAGCAGACGCAGCAGCAGATTCTGCTGTCGATGCTTTTTTCGATACTG GACCAGTGGACAACTTTGGGATTATAGAAGATTTCCAAG CCGTAAGAG AAGAGCTAACTAGAGTGGACGACAAAGATGGAGATACCCCAGAACGAA TAATTTGGTGCGACGTCCTGGCACGGAAACTTTCAGGGGATGAAACGAAGAAGTGGAACAAGATTTTGAAAACAAG AATTGCCAATCCACGCATTACGCAGAAGGTATTGTTCGAAATTCTGGAGATTCCTTTGAAGACTTCGTGGACAATGCTGCGAAAGGCTCGATACGACCCGGATAAGAAATTTTCT CAAGAGGTAGAAGATCTCTTCGCGGGAGCTCGTGCGATCACGGGGAGTCCGAGCCGATCGACGGCTAGTCTACGACGAAGCGCTATTCGTGCAGCGTCCGGATCCGGACTACAAGTGGTCGGTCtatacgtcgttttcgacggaGCGTCCGTTTTTGAGCGGGTACGGGAGCTGCCCAAGATGATCGTCATCGCCGAGTggctcaaagaaaaaggtgtcgaaatcgacgaggagTGGCTCGATCTGGGAGAAAACGCAGCCCAATCCCTCGATCGTCCCTGA
- the LOC136190891 gene encoding uncharacterized protein, producing the protein MGIAKQIASLLLFGLFVATEATGSGGAIVTSLVSYFDAVRTLPSGDCCIGLPFNGSCVDSCHNVINVCLVDSQGHSSEVKCLSDYTTDEFETAWPIDDQSPWIPQKHVFAYAERSLSFSKPITDGLTLMINASNVDRSRTTTRIATFTYPFPKDTSLVDHGSWSSIKLSFPQHSSVTFPTQWINLKWKLVCNENYYGQCDVLCNPEDDDTNGHYTCDPTTGHKVCCDGYEDPGSNCVKPKDYCLSDPCKNGAKCNKTVTCACPHDSPCDSMACKYFQCKTRPSFQCLCTSKYEGQYCETKKPPLTGSQIAGAVVGALLGAAVLIIFIVCVLWQCRCFPNSCYYHGLY; encoded by the exons ATGGGAATAGCTAAGCAGATTGCAtcgcttctccttttcggATTATTCGTCGCAACGGAG GCTACAGGATCGGGCGGCGCTATTGTGACGAGCCTCGTCTCCTacttcgacgccgttcgaacTCTACCGTCTGGCGATTGTTGCATTGGATTGCCGTTCAACGGCTCCTGCGTCGATAGCTGCCacaacgtcatcaacgtCTGCCTAGTCGACTCACAGGGACACTCCTCCGAAGTGAAGTGCCTGTCAGACTATACGACAGACGAGTTCGAAACCGCTTGGCCCATCGACGATCAAAGCCCCTGGATCCCACAGAAACACGTCTTTGCGTACGCAGAAAGGTCGCTAAGTTTCTCAAAACCCATTACC GATGGACTGACGCTGATGATAAATGCGTCGAATGTGGACCGATCTCGTACGACGACTCGCATTGCGACGTTTACCTATCCATTCCCTAAAGACACGTCGTTGGTTGATCACGGATCGTGGAGCAGTATCAAGCTCTCGTTTCCTCAACATTCCTCCGTCACTTTTCCGACTCAGTGGATCAATTTGAAGTGGAAACTCGTCTGCAATGAGAACTACTACGGGCAGTGCGACGTCCTCTGCAACCCCGAGGATGACGACACAAATGGTCACTATACTTGCGACCCGACGACCGGTCATAAAGTGTGCTGTGACGGCTACGAAGACCCGGGAAGTAACTGCGTAAAGC CTAAAGATTACTGTCTTTCTGATCCGTGCAAGAATGGTGCCAAGTGCAATAAGACCGTCACGTGTGCCTGTCCTCACGATTCTCCTTGCG ACTCGATGGCTTGCAAGTATTTCCAATGCAAAACCCGTCCTTCATTTCAGTGTCTCTGCACATCCAAGTACGAGGGACAATACTGCGAGACAAAAA AACCACCTCTTACCGGAAGCCAAATCGCTGGAGCTGTTGTGGGCGCGTTGTTGGGCGCGGCGGTGCTGATTATATTTATTGTTTGTGTGCTGTGGCAATGTCGTTGTTTCCCCAATAGTTGCTACTACCACGGATTGTACTAG
- the LOC136190882 gene encoding delta-like protein C, producing the protein MTSRICLLHVLLQFLSRVRSDGVVQFELVSFYDMDRRILSSTGTPECCSPSPNDNITGLCENSCTNSIVSCRLHYLSESDRAGCDSRSGDGVQSLPRAPPAFTTQPDASAVMHDHYFRPGTKIDVPFSGAWTNESFEVEFNVYQYSNSRQLATFRWDESNSLALAERDSSRVLINIKSLRPDRWLAVRARVECDDYYWLLNCSVYCKPTDDARGHYKCDPDGSKMCLDGYVDPSSDCVKLIPYCDSNPCQRNGTCRNVYGGFICDCEHGYGGLFCESDTNYCLSHPCQNKGTCKSSFGSYSCVCPPGYTGVSCENEPDFCLSNPCLNGGLCEKLVNGFSLVSGYTCKCSAPYLGDHCEKVNDYCSPNPCSHDGTCQTFMNPISGYYFTCECSTPYRGQRCEEEIDFCLSNPCQPRETCHRNENGYECECLDGNCGEQTNVCSSNPCKNGGTCNPTDDGFTCKCLGGYHGPRCYGCTVKGSVLGAALATVAVLLLTR; encoded by the exons ATGACATCTCGAATCTGTTTACTTCACGTACTCCTTCAATTCCTGTCTCGAGTTCGATCCGACGGAGTCGTCCAATTCGAATTGGTATCCTTCTACGACATGGATCGTCGTATTCTATCGTCGACGGGCACCCCGGAGTGCTGCTCGCCATCTCCAAACGACAACATCACCGGCTTGTGCGAAAACAGTTGCACGAACAGCATCGTTTCGTGTCGACTTCATTACTTGTCTGAATCCGACCGGGCGGGCTGCGATTCGCGATCAGGCGACGGGGTACAGTCGCTTCCGCGTGCGCCGCCTGCCTTTACCACCCAGCCCGATGCGTCGGCGGTTATGCATGATCATTATTTTCGGCCAGGAACGAAGATCGACGTGCCTTTTTCTGGCGCCTGGACG AACGAGAGCTTCGAAGTCGAATTTAACGTTTATCAATATTCGAACAGTCGTCAACTGGCGACGTTCAGATGGgacgaatcgaattcgtTGGCGCTCGCCGAGCGCGACAGCAGTCGCGTCCTCATCAACATCAAGTCGTTGAGGCCAGATCGATGGCTCGCCGTGCGAGCGCGAGTCGAATGCGATGACTACTACTGGTTGCTGAATTGTTCGGTGTACTGCAAGCCCACAGACGACGCGAGGGGTCATTACAAATGCGACCCAGACGGCAGCAAGATGTGTCTTGATGGCTATGTCGATCCTAGCAGTGACTGTGTTAAAC tGATACCCTACTGCGATTCCAATCCCTGTCAACGCAACGGAACGTGCAGGAACGTTTACGGGGGATTTATCTGCGATTGCGAGCACGGATACGGAGGCCTCTTTTGTGAGAGCGATACGAACTACTGCCTCTCGCATCCCTGTCAGAACAAGGGGACGTgcaagtcgtcgtttggCTCTTACAGTTGCGTTTGCCCGCCAGGGTACACGGGAGTGTCTTGCGAAAACG AACCTGATTTTTGCCTGTCGAATCCCTGCCTTAATGGCGGATTATGTGAAAAACTGGTAAACGGTTTCTCTCTTGTAAGCGGCTACACGTGCAAATGTAGTGCGCCGTATTTGGGTGACCATTGTGAAAAGG TAAATGATTATTGCTCGCCAAATCCGTGCTCTCATGACGGAACATGCCAAACTTTTATGAATCCTATCTCGGGTTACTACTTCACGTGCGAATGTAGTACGCCATATCGGGGTCAACGTTGCGAAGAGG aaattgatttttgcttGTCGAATCCCTGTCAACCCCGGGAAACGTGTCATCGAAACGAGAATGGATACGAGTGCGAATGTCTAGACGGAAACTGCGGCGAGC AAACCAACGTCTGCTCATCGAATCCGTGCAAGAATGGGGGAACGTGTAACCCGACGGATGATGGGTTTACCTGCAAATGTTTGGGGGGTTATCACGGGCCACGTTGCT ACGGTTGCACGGTGAAAGGATCCGTTTTGGGTGCGGCGCTGGCCACCGTTGCAGTCCTCCTGTTGACTCGATGA
- the LOC136199494 gene encoding protein jagged-2-like — protein MRTLLLLLLLFFVVARETTSTGSGGTIVTSFVSYFDAVRTESSGACCTNDDRDGVCQDSCYNVLSVCLSNSQSRPGSCLADYANNPDNPFQTVEPSADAIVQKHVFRFPEKKLSFSGPLAGEAMLMINVSNADKQRRKSPIVAFSYPFPRDTALMEHGEWSYVALSFPQYSSVAYATHWIVFKWKIVCNENYYGKCDDFCSPEDNDTNGHYTCDPMTGQKVCCDGYEDPENTCKKSKKYDMIE, from the exons ATGAGaacgcttcttcttcttcttcttctcttcttcgtcgtcgcaagaGAG ACTACGTCTACGGGATCGGGCGGCACCATTGTGACGAGCTTCGTTTCCtatttcgacgccgttcgaacCGAATCATCCGGCGCTTGTTGCacgaacgacgatcgtgaCGGCGTCTGCCAAGATAGCTGTTACAACGTCCTCAGCGTCTGCCTTTCGAATTCCCAGAGTCGGCCTGGGAGTTGCCTGGCAGACTACGCGAACAACCCCGACAACCCGTTTCAAACGGTTGAGCCGTCCGCCGATGCTATCGTACAAAAACACGTCTTCCGTTTTCCGGAAAAGAAGCTGAGTTTCTCAGGACCCCTAGCC GGCGAGGCGATGCTGATGATCAACGTGTCGAATGCCGACAAGCAGCGAAGGAAAAGCCCTATTGTGGCGTTTTCCTATCCGTTTCCTCGTGACACGGCGTTGATGGAGCATGGAGAGTGGAGCTACGTTGCGCTCTCGTTTCCTCAATATTCTTCCGTCGCTTACGCGACTCATTGGATCGTTTTCAAGTGGAAAATCGTCTGCAACGAGAACTACTACGGGAAGTGCGACGACTTCTGCAGCCCCGAGGATAATGACACAAATGGTCACTACACTTGCGACCCAATGACCGGTCAGAAAGTGTGCTGCGACGGCTATGAAGACCCGGAAAATACCTGCAAAAAGAGTAAGAAATATGACATGattgaataa
- the LOC136198035 gene encoding contactin-4-like, translating to MLRIAFWIAIVQAVYECARAQSVVVAVGPRFTREPPLPSPVLKLGRTATLICRAVGSPRIDIEWRLNGVPLVETATKSKLKVTNFKPSDAGVYQCLATNAAGTIASRKATVRYHDLPKGFIRDPVDAVHYAEQRTRKAGPGAAVLECELEALPFVVDPVIHWERKDGFRRRRVDSGRYFAHQIGLRSFLQIHFLENVDFRSEFFCVATSPHILGQTVQSRGARLNRTHDAAATHSSFSERPSSISVREGESAVLACAFSGAVTDFAWRRQVGNANVLVASRTTDPSRRLREDLYNLYFQSASQNDAGTYSCSAKDVVTQKRLSSSAVLTVVAEPLFAKSPSQAVTAITGMTVGLMCRAESPSATITWLKDGAPVALNGSRVQRTENGTLNLSPVEKHDGGMYQCYIENEFGEGSQSTSHLVVEYPAFVTVPSRVSMLVMEGNNVSLPCSADGNPSGSKITYQWKRGNKEVAVSNLTGNLTIKGATLADSGEYTCIPFNRHGTESTAIVVLTVKPKEPLPPVVTVSSPMVIVNESDPITVSCAVEYYNQSVPVSWRATGRADGLGEGVTLSDDRRTLHVPAATRSHAGRYTCVVDTDLGTAWAHVNVTVQYPPQNLPVPDNFRFLELGPGDEWPELRCPSEAVPPPAFTWEKDGARFAGLDAVDDEDDEQASVLQLKNVNGSVSGEYTCRAENPLGNSETTFVVMIAETPSETESPTDREILPTTRGELIDDDVDLYIIIGSVVGGIVVASIFLVCIVLCCCRGSKSKKKTEEIPGVSDDPRINEVVLRSGPVPLEETYRRTFIALDADDNAERNPRKILPRTYSISSQTSGFLSQLNLEQQQQQQPVERRDEELATFKYDMTWPRRHSRMMRSQSQPIPSGSIDDLAAEMYEYNYT from the exons ATGCTTCGAATAGCTTTCTGGATTGCAATCGTTCAAGCCGTCTACGAGT gcGCTCGCGCCCAATCCGTCGTCGTAGCGGTGGGGCCCCGATTCACTCGCGAGCCGCCGCTACCGAGCCCCGTTCTAAAACTCGGTCGCACGGCGACGCTCATCTGTCGCGCGGTCGGCTCGCCGCGCATCGACATCGAGTGGCGATTGAACGGGGTCCCgctcgtcgaaacggcgacgaagagcaAGCTCAAAGTCACGAATTTCAAACCGAGCGACGCTGGCGTCTACCAGTGTCTCGCGACGAACGCAGCGGGAACGATCGCCAGTCGAAAGGCGACTGTTCGATATCACG atttgccCAAAGGGTTCATAAGGGATCCTGTCGATGCGGTGCACTACGCCGAGCAGCGTACGCGTAAGGCCGGGCCGGgcgccgccgttctcgaGTGCGAACTCGAAGCGCtgcccttcgtcgtcgatcccgTCATCCATTGGGAACGAAAGGACggctttcgacgacgacgcgtcgattcgGGACGCTACTTCGCCCATCAGATCGGCCTGCGAAGTTTCCTgcaaattcattttttggaGAACGTCGACTTTCGATCGGAGTTCTTCTGCGTCGCGACGAGTCCGCACATCCTCGGGCAGACGGTGCAAAGCAGAGGGGCACGACTGAATAGGACAC aTGATGCTGCTGCAACGCATAGTTCCTTTTCGGAGAGACCCTCTAGTATCAGTGTGCGCGAGGGAGAATCCGCTGTACTGGCCTGCGCTTTTAGCGGTGCCGTCACCGACTTCGCTTGGCGTCGACAAGTCGGCAACGCGAATGTCCTGGTTGCCAGTCGGACGACCGATccgtcgcgtcgtcttcgcgagGATCTCTATAACCTCTATTTTCAATCGGCGAGTCAGAACGACGCCGGAACGTATTCCTGTTCGGCGAAAGACGTGGTGACTCAGAAGAgactttcgtcgtctgcaGTTCTCACGGTTGTAG CTGAGCCTCTGTTTGCTAAATCGCCATCCCAAGCCGTGACGGCCATTACGGGAATGACCGTTGGGCTCATGTGCCGAGCCGAGAGCCCAAGTGCGACCATCACGTGGCTCAAGGACGGCGCTCCGGTCGCGCTCAACGGCAGTCGCGTTCAACGAACGGAAAACGGCACGTTGAATCTGTCTCCCGTCGAAAAACACGACGGGGGAATGTATCAGTGCTACATCGAGAACGAGTTCGGCGAGGGAAGTCAAAGCACATCTCACTTAGTCGTCGAAT ACCCTGCCTTTGTCACCGTTCCTTCTCGCGTCTCTATGCTCGTCATGGAGGGAAACAACGTCAGCCTTCCCTGCTCGGCCGACGGCAATCCGTCTGGCTCGAAAATCACCTATCAGTGGAAGCGCGGCAACAAGGAAGTCGCCGTGTCGAACCTGACGGGCAATCTCACAATCAAAGGAGCGACGTTAGCCGACTCGGGAGAATACACGTGCATACCGTTCAATAGACACGGTACGGAATCGACCGCGATCGTTGTTTTGACAGTCAAACCCAAGGAACCGCTAC CGCCTGTGGTTACGGTGTCCTCTCCTATGGTGATTGTGAATGAAAGCGATCCCATAACGGTCAGCTGTGCGGTCGAATATTATAATCAGTCGGTTCCTGTCAGCTGGCGGGCGACAGGACGTGCCGACGGGTTGGGCGAGGGTGTGACGTTGTCCGACGACAGGCGAACGCTTCACGTGCCCGCGGCGACGCGCAGTCACGCGGGAAGATATACGTGCGTCGTGGACACGGATCTCGGAACGGCTTGGGCACACGTGAATGTGACAGTTCAGT ATCCTCCTCAAAACTTACCTGTGCCCGATAACTTTCGGTTCCTCGAACTCGGACCAGGCGACGAGTGGCCCGAATTGCGATGTCCCTCCGAAGCCGTGCCGCCTCCCGCGTTTACGTGGGAAAAGGACGGCGCGCGTTTCGCCggtctcgacgccgtcgacgacgaagacgacgagcaagCGTCCGTCTTGCAATTGAAGAACGTGAACGGAAGCGTTTCGGGAGAGTACACGTGCCGAGCGGAGAATCCTCTTGGTAATTccgagacgacgttcgtcgtcatgaTAGCTGAAACTCCGTCAGAAACGGAAAGTCCAACAG atcgTGAGATTCtgccgacgacgcgcggGGAGCttattgacgacgacgtcgatctctATATCATCATAGGAAGCGTCGTAggcggaatcgtcgtcgcttcgatctTTTTGGTTTGCATTGTTCTTTGCTGCTGCCGGGGTTCGaagagcaagaagaagaccgaGGAGATTCCCGGAGTCTCGGACGACCCTAGAATAAACGAAG tCGTACTACGAAGCGGGCCCGTTCCATTGGAGGAAAC GTATAGGAGGACGTTCATCGCTTTGGATGCGGACGACAATGCCGAGAGGAATCCGCGGAAAATTCTGCCGAGAACGTACAGCATTAGCAGTCAGACGAGCGGCTTTCTATCGCAGTTGAATCtcgagcagcagcaacagcagcagcccgtcgagcgacgcgacgaagagctCGCCACgttcaag taCGATATGACGTGGCCGCGACGGCATTCGCGCATGATGAGGAGCCAAAGTCAGCCTATTCCGTCCGGCTCAATCGACGATCTCGCTGCCGAGATGTACGAGTACAACTACACGTGA